The proteins below are encoded in one region of Bremerella sp. P1:
- a CDS encoding DUF3592 domain-containing protein, with protein sequence MIAWLVDWCLDHGRSLATGFAGLVIVALILFAAYSSYEHLVLGLRGERATATCTSYEVKTSGTSSERRRVWTYYFRFQTASGEPVEGSLVSSKQNIAANDRVDILYDPQQPTRICLDSLISVWGFPVFFGCVGLLLVWLFYKAKALRKLDRQLDRR encoded by the coding sequence ATGATAGCGTGGTTGGTGGATTGGTGCCTGGATCACGGGCGGTCGCTGGCGACTGGCTTCGCTGGCCTTGTCATCGTGGCTTTGATATTGTTCGCTGCTTACTCCTCTTACGAACATCTCGTGCTAGGCCTGCGTGGGGAACGAGCGACTGCCACCTGCACTAGCTACGAAGTGAAGACCTCCGGCACGAGTAGCGAGCGTCGCAGGGTGTGGACCTATTACTTCCGCTTTCAAACCGCGTCTGGAGAGCCGGTTGAGGGCAGCTTGGTCAGTTCTAAACAGAATATCGCAGCGAATGATCGCGTTGATATTCTGTATGATCCACAACAACCGACGCGGATATGCCTTGATTCGCTCATCAGTGTGTGGGGATTTCCGGTATTCTTTGGATGTGTCGGGCTATTGCTCGTTTGGCTATTCTACAAAGCCAAAGCATTACGAAAACTCGATCGGCAGCTTGATCGGAGATAG
- a CDS encoding DUF1559 domain-containing protein has translation MRNSRNAFTLVELLVVIAIIGVLIALLLPAVQQAREAARRMQCSNNFKQMGLALHNYHDTFGSFPYGARAGTVSYPNLSGVNWRTSILPFLEQNALFDQLDFETGSFSGYSSFPFAGGNLVLEGLVVEGYICPSSPIDPLIAAPGGLNNPAAGDKAGMMHHYVGIAGAYPDPAGRTDVVKQTSRGYAAGTGMLRPGQVTKFRDATDGTSNSLAVAEQSGMVGKEVIAANYGGGWTGQLANYPVSSISSSSDNYYYTGLSTVRWQINYDTKTSSSSSQPYENNTILNSFHPGGILGLLGDGSTRFIPETIDMETLRRLSACDDGLTASL, from the coding sequence ATGAGAAACAGTCGCAATGCTTTCACTCTGGTAGAGCTTCTAGTAGTCATCGCCATCATTGGTGTCCTTATCGCGCTGCTTTTGCCGGCCGTGCAGCAAGCCCGAGAGGCAGCGCGGAGGATGCAATGTTCCAATAACTTCAAGCAAATGGGATTGGCACTGCACAACTATCATGACACATTTGGCTCGTTTCCCTACGGTGCACGAGCCGGTACAGTTAGCTACCCAAATCTATCAGGGGTCAACTGGAGAACTTCAATCCTGCCGTTTCTCGAGCAGAATGCCCTGTTTGATCAACTTGATTTTGAAACGGGTAGCTTTAGCGGATACAGCAGTTTTCCCTTCGCAGGCGGCAACTTAGTTTTGGAAGGGCTGGTTGTTGAAGGCTACATTTGTCCATCTAGCCCGATTGACCCGCTAATCGCCGCACCAGGAGGACTGAACAATCCTGCCGCCGGAGACAAAGCAGGAATGATGCATCACTATGTCGGGATCGCTGGTGCCTACCCTGACCCCGCCGGACGAACGGACGTCGTAAAGCAAACTTCACGAGGTTATGCTGCCGGGACCGGCATGCTTCGCCCAGGACAGGTGACCAAGTTTCGGGATGCAACCGACGGAACATCGAACAGCTTGGCAGTCGCCGAACAGTCTGGGATGGTTGGCAAAGAGGTGATTGCCGCCAATTACGGGGGTGGATGGACAGGTCAGTTAGCGAACTATCCCGTAAGTTCGATCTCTAGCAGTTCTGACAACTACTATTACACGGGACTTTCCACGGTTCGTTGGCAGATCAATTACGACACCAAAACCTCTTCATCCAGTAGCCAACCCTACGAAAACAACACCATTCTCAATTCATTTCATCCGGGTGGAATCTTAGGGTTGTTGGGGGATGGATCGACAAGGTTCATTCCAGAGACCATTGATATGGAAACGCTGCGGCGTCTAAGCGCATGCGACGATGGACTGACGGCTTCGCTTTAA
- a CDS encoding AGE family epimerase/isomerase, protein MIPGEIRVASAKFRDDLLNDTLPFWLDRSIDREYGGYFTAFDRDGRRLETDKAVWFQGRFAWMLATIAETVEPRNYWLERAKHGIDFLQRYCVDRDGRYFFLVTRDGQPLRKRRYVFSECFAAMAYAAYGKSAGSEDHCQMAIELFRDLRSHLGPNSFLEPKVNPGVRPMKSLASPMILIGVAQEIRKATGLVECTEVIEQCIDEIRTDFVKGDLACVLENVGKQGEVIETFDGRLINPGHSIELAWFLMEEARQRDLPELTALGIQILDWSLKLGWDKQYGGLYYFRDCHGFPCAEYWHDMKFWWPHAEAIIATLLAWRLTGEERYWSWHHKIYSWSYQHFADPEFGEWFGYLHRDGTLSSTIKGNQWKGPFHLPRMQFYCWQLLEEVIHAQPV, encoded by the coding sequence GTGATACCCGGTGAGATTCGAGTAGCATCTGCTAAATTTCGAGATGACCTGCTCAACGATACACTTCCTTTTTGGCTGGATCGTAGTATTGATCGCGAGTATGGCGGATACTTCACTGCCTTTGATCGTGATGGTAGGCGACTTGAAACAGATAAAGCGGTATGGTTCCAAGGGCGTTTTGCTTGGATGTTGGCAACTATCGCTGAAACGGTCGAGCCTCGTAATTATTGGCTAGAGCGTGCTAAGCACGGCATCGACTTCCTGCAGCGTTACTGCGTTGATCGCGATGGAAGGTACTTCTTCCTGGTAACCCGTGATGGGCAACCACTGCGAAAACGCCGGTATGTTTTCTCGGAATGCTTTGCGGCCATGGCCTATGCTGCCTACGGAAAATCGGCTGGTAGCGAAGACCACTGCCAAATGGCAATCGAGCTGTTTCGAGACCTCCGATCACATTTAGGCCCCAACTCCTTTCTGGAACCCAAGGTGAATCCTGGCGTACGCCCCATGAAATCGTTGGCCAGCCCGATGATTCTCATTGGTGTTGCTCAAGAGATTCGCAAAGCAACTGGATTGGTCGAGTGTACGGAGGTGATTGAGCAATGCATCGATGAAATACGCACTGACTTCGTCAAAGGTGACTTAGCATGTGTTCTGGAGAATGTCGGCAAACAGGGTGAGGTGATCGAAACGTTCGATGGCCGTCTGATCAACCCGGGGCATTCGATCGAGTTGGCGTGGTTTCTGATGGAAGAGGCTAGACAAAGGGACTTGCCTGAGTTGACCGCATTGGGAATACAGATTCTCGATTGGTCACTCAAGTTGGGCTGGGACAAGCAGTACGGTGGCTTGTACTACTTCCGAGATTGTCACGGGTTCCCGTGTGCCGAGTATTGGCATGATATGAAATTCTGGTGGCCGCATGCGGAGGCGATCATAGCGACGCTCCTCGCATGGAGACTGACAGGGGAAGAACGCTACTGGAGTTGGCATCATAAGATTTACAGTTGGTCTTATCAGCATTTCGCCGACCCCGAGTTTGGAGAATGGTTCGGCTACTTGCATCGTGACGGAACGCTCTCGAGTACGATCAAGGGCAACCAATGGAAGGGGCCGTTCCATCTACCACGGATGCAGTTCTACTGCTGGCAACTGCTTGAGGAAGTAATACATGCCCAGCCTGTTTGA
- a CDS encoding sodium:solute symporter family transporter → MPSLFDSTQLSWLDWSVLGLYFGGLLVLGFVLRKQSGDDLEGYFLAGRKIPGWLNGFSYAATCMNADVAPAYCGMTVVTGVFICWFYFARFGLALMIAALLFAGLWRRLNLRTSPEFYELRFSGSAALTMRSWVALRSALIALPAWTGAGLLGLHKISSPLLEWSMFTTLAIVIPVILFYVLASGYVGVVTSDFFQTLIIIGSSVLLMIIVLVDFGGPTQLYTALEQSVGTEAASVFPPIGHEVLGLVAIAAWTMGTAIGYGGDAAPMAGAMEGQRILSCRNEREASKMYVWTTIILFLLLATLTLPALAAMIHWPEVRTADQKELAYGMLMARYLPPGLLGLALSAVLASIMSTVSSNMNFGAQVLVNDVYQRSLVKKASLQHYLLMGKVFSAGILILGILVAVAATNVIQISIFMLGLSSAELTANWAQWWWWRFNGWARLTASLGGPLIFLLNKLFVFPNPWFAFPNLLDFGPHNDYMIIFVSMGITLIAWVTVAWLTPPEPMSHLVDFYRRARPYGLWGPVAKAAGESLPPRGRIAFGFAVAPFGTLMAATGILTLSLVYLGRWSGAGIAAGVMLISGTLFFFGFSKLIQPQSSLESESNAAESHPRETVEPQFVENS, encoded by the coding sequence ATGCCCAGCCTGTTTGATTCAACACAACTTAGCTGGCTCGACTGGAGTGTGTTGGGGCTGTATTTCGGTGGCTTGCTCGTACTGGGGTTCGTTCTCCGCAAACAGAGTGGAGACGATTTGGAAGGCTACTTCTTAGCTGGCCGAAAAATCCCAGGCTGGCTGAATGGATTCTCGTATGCGGCGACGTGCATGAATGCTGATGTCGCTCCGGCCTATTGTGGTATGACCGTAGTTACTGGGGTATTCATCTGCTGGTTTTACTTCGCTCGGTTTGGCTTGGCCCTGATGATTGCAGCTTTGCTGTTTGCGGGACTTTGGCGAAGACTAAACCTGCGTACGTCTCCCGAGTTTTACGAACTGCGTTTCAGCGGATCAGCTGCTTTAACGATGCGTAGTTGGGTGGCATTGCGAAGCGCACTGATCGCCTTGCCTGCCTGGACGGGAGCGGGGTTGTTGGGGTTGCACAAGATCTCATCACCACTACTTGAATGGTCGATGTTCACGACGCTTGCCATTGTCATTCCGGTGATTCTGTTCTATGTGCTGGCATCTGGGTACGTCGGAGTCGTAACTTCCGACTTCTTTCAAACCCTGATCATCATTGGTAGCTCCGTACTGCTAATGATTATCGTGTTAGTCGACTTTGGAGGACCGACGCAACTTTATACGGCGTTGGAGCAATCAGTCGGCACGGAGGCGGCCAGTGTGTTCCCACCGATAGGACACGAGGTGCTCGGTTTAGTCGCGATAGCCGCTTGGACCATGGGAACCGCGATCGGGTATGGAGGCGACGCTGCTCCCATGGCTGGTGCCATGGAAGGACAGCGCATTCTTTCATGTCGTAATGAACGAGAAGCGTCCAAGATGTATGTCTGGACAACGATCATCCTCTTCTTGCTGCTGGCCACGCTCACGTTGCCTGCTCTGGCTGCAATGATTCATTGGCCGGAGGTTAGGACCGCCGATCAGAAGGAACTCGCCTACGGAATGCTGATGGCGAGATATTTGCCACCAGGTCTGCTAGGCCTGGCCTTGAGTGCCGTCCTGGCCTCGATCATGAGTACCGTTAGCTCCAATATGAATTTTGGGGCCCAGGTACTTGTGAACGACGTCTATCAGCGCTCGCTGGTTAAGAAGGCGTCCCTGCAGCACTACCTGTTGATGGGGAAAGTGTTTTCGGCAGGCATATTGATCCTGGGAATTCTGGTGGCGGTTGCCGCGACAAACGTCATCCAGATCTCAATCTTCATGCTCGGATTGTCGTCAGCCGAATTGACGGCGAACTGGGCACAATGGTGGTGGTGGCGATTCAATGGCTGGGCCCGATTAACGGCATCGCTCGGTGGTCCATTGATCTTTCTTCTTAATAAGCTGTTTGTGTTCCCAAATCCGTGGTTTGCTTTTCCGAACCTACTCGACTTCGGCCCTCACAACGACTATATGATCATCTTCGTTTCGATGGGCATAACGCTGATCGCCTGGGTCACCGTTGCTTGGCTAACCCCACCAGAGCCTATGTCGCATTTAGTGGACTTCTACCGGCGTGCACGCCCCTATGGACTATGGGGACCCGTAGCCAAAGCCGCTGGCGAATCGCTACCCCCGCGAGGCCGCATTGCTTTTGGTTTTGCCGTGGCACCGTTTGGAACCCTTATGGCTGCGACCGGCATTCTCACGCTCTCGCTGGTTTACTTGGGGCGGTGGAGTGGGGCCGGGATTGCGGCAGGCGTGATGCTTATTTCCGGGACCCTATTCTTTTTCGGCTTCAGCAAGCTCATTCAGCCTCAAAGTTCGTTGGAATCGGAATCCAACGCTGCGGAGTCTCACCCACGCGAAACTGTGGAACCTCAGTTTGTTGAGAACTCCTAA